One Mesorhizobium sp. J428 DNA segment encodes these proteins:
- the trbF gene encoding conjugal transfer protein TrbF produces MSFFKRSSTHYGKSPGPETPYQRAAQVWDERIGSARVQARNWRCMAFGSLILSGGLAAALVWQSATGSIVPWVVQVDNLGQAQAVAPATADYQPTDPQIAFHLARFIEQVRSIPADAIVVRQNWLRAYEFTTDRGALALNDYARANDPFTRVGQNQVSVEVSSVIRASPNSFRVAWTERHFENGQLSVTERWTAILTIVIQPPRDAEKLRANPLGIYVNAINWSREMSQ; encoded by the coding sequence ATGAGCTTCTTCAAACGATCCTCGACCCACTACGGCAAATCTCCCGGGCCTGAAACGCCCTATCAGCGTGCAGCCCAGGTCTGGGACGAGCGCATCGGCTCGGCCCGCGTGCAGGCGCGCAACTGGAGATGCATGGCGTTCGGCTCGCTGATCCTCTCCGGCGGCCTCGCGGCGGCGCTCGTCTGGCAGTCCGCCACAGGTTCAATCGTGCCCTGGGTGGTGCAGGTCGACAATCTCGGCCAGGCGCAGGCCGTCGCGCCTGCCACTGCCGACTACCAGCCCACCGATCCGCAGATCGCGTTTCATCTGGCGCGCTTCATCGAGCAGGTGCGTTCGATCCCCGCCGACGCGATCGTGGTCCGTCAGAACTGGCTGCGCGCTTACGAGTTCACCACCGACCGCGGGGCGCTCGCGCTCAATGACTATGCGCGGGCCAACGATCCCTTCACGCGCGTGGGACAAAACCAAGTCTCCGTCGAGGTCTCCAGCGTCATCCGCGCTTCGCCGAACTCCTTCCGGGTGGCCTGGACGGAGCGGCATTTTGAGAACGGGCAGCTCTCCGTCACGGAGCGATGGACGGCGATCCTGACCATCGTCATCCAGCCGCCGCGCGACGCCGAGAAGCTGCGCGCCAACCCGCTTGGCATCTACGTCAACGCCATCAACTGGTCGCGGGAGATGAGCCAATGA
- a CDS encoding VirB3 family type IV secretion system protein, producing MSGLGEQGGELLGFSVPVHRALTEPILLGGAPRAIAIMNGTLAGAIGLGLRLWLAGIAIWAIGHLAAVWAAKRDPLFIEVGRRHLRIPAHLTV from the coding sequence ATGTCGGGCCTTGGCGAACAGGGCGGCGAGTTGCTCGGCTTCTCGGTCCCGGTCCACCGGGCGTTGACCGAGCCGATCCTGCTCGGCGGTGCGCCGCGCGCCATCGCCATCATGAACGGCACGCTCGCGGGCGCCATTGGGCTTGGCTTGCGGCTATGGCTCGCGGGCATCGCGATCTGGGCCATCGGTCATCTCGCCGCCGTCTGGGCTGCCAAGCGCGACCCACTCTTCATCGAAGTCGGCCGCCGGCACCTGCGCATTCCCGCGCACCTGACGGTCTGA
- the trbE gene encoding conjugal transfer protein TrbE, which yields MMNLAEYRNRNARLADFLPWVALVGQGIVLNKDGSFQRTARFRGPDLDSAVPAELVAVAGRLNNAFRRLGSGWAIFVEAQRHPSNSYPDSRFPDAASALVDAERRASFEEAGAHFESSYFLTLTYLPPAEDAARAEGWLYEGRETKGVDPHEVLAGFADRTDRVLHLVEAFMPECHWLDDAETLTYLHGCVSTKRHRVRVPETPMYLDALLADQSLAGGLEPRLGDQHLRVLTVTGFPTVTTPGLLDELNRLAFPYRWSTRAILMDKTDATKLLTRIRRQWFAKRKSIAAILKEVMTNEASVLVDTDASNKAADADLALQELGADYAGVAYVTATVTVWDADPRVADEKLRLVEKVIQGRDFTAMPETINAVDAWLGSLPGHVYANVRQPPISTLNLAHMIPLSAVWAGPERDEHFAAPPLLFGKTEGSTPFRFSLHVGDVGHTLVVGPTGAGKSVLLALMALQFRRYASAHVFAFDFGGSIRAAALAMGGDWHDLGGGLTEGDEHSVSLQPLSRLEETAERAWAADWVVAILMREGVEITPEVKEYLWTALTSLASAPVEERTITGLAVLLQSNDLKQALKPYCVGGAYGRLLDSEVEHLGKASVQAFETEGLIGTGAAPAVLAYLFHRIEDRLDGSPTLIIIDEGWLALDDEGFAGQLREWLKTLRKKNASVVFATQSLSDIDGSPIAPAIIESCQTRLLLPNERAIEPQITAIYRRFGLNDRQIEILARATPKRDYYCQSRRGNRLFELGLSEVALALCATSAKTDQTAIARILTEHGRDEFLGAWLRHRGADWAADLIPDLSNLIPQAEKETLP from the coding sequence ATGATGAACCTCGCCGAATATCGCAATCGCAACGCACGCCTCGCCGATTTCCTGCCCTGGGTGGCGCTGGTCGGCCAAGGCATCGTCCTCAACAAGGACGGGAGCTTCCAGCGCACCGCGCGGTTCCGCGGCCCGGACCTCGATTCGGCTGTCCCGGCCGAGCTCGTCGCGGTCGCGGGACGCCTCAACAACGCCTTCCGCCGTCTCGGCTCGGGCTGGGCGATCTTCGTGGAGGCGCAACGCCATCCATCGAACAGCTATCCCGACAGCCGCTTTCCCGACGCCGCATCCGCGCTTGTCGACGCCGAGCGCCGGGCGAGCTTCGAGGAGGCCGGCGCGCATTTCGAATCCAGCTATTTTCTCACCCTCACTTATCTGCCGCCGGCCGAGGATGCCGCCCGCGCCGAGGGCTGGCTCTATGAGGGCCGCGAGACCAAGGGCGTCGACCCGCATGAGGTGCTGGCCGGATTCGCCGACCGAACCGACCGTGTGCTGCACCTGGTCGAAGCCTTCATGCCCGAATGCCATTGGCTCGATGACGCCGAGACTCTGACCTATCTCCACGGCTGCGTCTCCACCAAGCGCCATCGCGTCCGTGTTCCCGAGACGCCGATGTATTTGGATGCGCTGCTCGCCGATCAGTCGCTCGCCGGCGGGCTCGAACCGCGTCTTGGCGACCAGCATCTGCGCGTCCTGACCGTCACCGGGTTTCCGACTGTAACGACGCCCGGCCTGCTCGACGAGCTCAATCGGCTGGCCTTTCCCTATCGCTGGTCCACCCGCGCCATCCTGATGGACAAGACCGATGCGACCAAGCTGCTGACGCGCATCCGGCGCCAGTGGTTCGCCAAGCGCAAGTCGATCGCGGCGATCCTGAAAGAGGTGATGACCAACGAAGCGTCGGTGCTGGTGGACACCGACGCTTCCAACAAGGCGGCGGACGCCGATCTCGCGCTTCAGGAACTTGGCGCGGACTATGCCGGCGTCGCCTATGTCACAGCGACGGTGACGGTGTGGGATGCCGACCCGCGTGTCGCCGACGAGAAGCTGCGCCTCGTCGAGAAGGTCATCCAGGGCCGCGACTTCACCGCGATGCCCGAAACCATCAACGCCGTGGATGCCTGGCTCGGCTCGCTGCCCGGACATGTCTACGCCAATGTCCGCCAGCCGCCGATCTCCACGCTCAATCTCGCCCACATGATCCCCCTGAGTGCTGTGTGGGCGGGGCCGGAACGGGACGAGCACTTTGCAGCGCCCCCACTGCTGTTCGGCAAGACCGAGGGCTCGACCCCGTTCCGGTTTTCCCTTCATGTCGGCGATGTCGGGCACACGCTCGTCGTCGGTCCGACCGGCGCGGGCAAGTCCGTGCTTCTGGCGCTGATGGCGCTGCAGTTCCGCCGCTATGCGAGTGCCCACGTCTTCGCCTTCGATTTCGGCGGCTCGATCCGCGCCGCAGCACTTGCCATGGGCGGCGACTGGCACGATCTCGGTGGCGGCCTGACCGAAGGCGATGAGCACAGTGTCTCGCTGCAACCGCTCTCCCGCCTCGAGGAGACGGCCGAGCGCGCCTGGGCCGCCGACTGGGTCGTGGCGATCCTCATGCGCGAGGGCGTCGAGATCACGCCAGAGGTGAAGGAATATCTCTGGACGGCGCTGACCTCGCTCGCCTCGGCGCCTGTCGAAGAACGCACGATCACCGGCCTTGCGGTGCTGCTTCAATCCAACGACCTCAAGCAGGCGCTCAAGCCCTATTGCGTCGGCGGCGCCTATGGCCGTCTGCTCGATTCGGAGGTCGAGCATCTCGGTAAGGCGTCCGTGCAGGCTTTCGAGACCGAGGGCCTGATCGGCACCGGGGCGGCGCCTGCGGTGCTCGCCTACCTCTTCCACCGCATCGAAGATCGGCTCGACGGCTCGCCGACGCTCATCATCATCGACGAGGGATGGCTGGCGCTGGACGACGAAGGCTTCGCCGGTCAGCTCCGCGAGTGGCTGAAGACGCTCAGAAAAAAGAACGCGTCCGTCGTCTTCGCCACGCAGAGCCTCAGCGACATCGACGGCTCCCCCATTGCGCCCGCCATCATCGAGAGCTGCCAAACGCGATTGCTCCTGCCCAATGAGCGGGCGATCGAGCCTCAGATCACCGCGATCTACCGGCGCTTCGGCCTCAATGACCGGCAGATCGAGATCCTCGCCCGGGCGACGCCCAAGCGCGACTACTACTGCCAGTCGCGGCGCGGCAACCGGCTGTTCGAGCTGGGGCTCAGCGAAGTGGCGCTCGCGCTCTGCGCCACCTCCGCCAAGACCGATCAAACCGCCATCGCCCGCATCCTCACCGAACATGGTCGTGACGAATTCCTCGGCGCCTGGCTCCGCCATCGCGGCGCCGACTGGGCCGCCGACCTCATTCCCGACCTCAGCAATCTCATCCCCCAAGCCGAAAAGGAGACCCTGCCATGA
- a CDS encoding DUF2274 domain-containing protein yields the protein MPDLRLGRLPKVGVVRMTIILPEPLKEELDQYAAEHSRLYEPVDTAALIPHMLEAFVRSDRGWRSRKAKGGRARQRGASPASSATRSGAEGDGSA from the coding sequence ATGCCGGATCTGAGGCTCGGTCGGCTGCCGAAGGTTGGCGTCGTCCGCATGACCATCATCCTGCCGGAGCCTCTCAAGGAGGAACTCGATCAGTATGCGGCCGAGCACAGCCGGCTCTACGAACCCGTGGACACCGCAGCCCTAATTCCGCACATGCTGGAAGCCTTCGTCCGTTCGGATCGCGGTTGGCGCAGCCGTAAGGCGAAGGGCGGCCGTGCTCGTCAACGAGGGGCGTCTCCAGCCAGCAGTGCGACGCGAAGCGGTGCTGAAGGTGATGGCTCCGCCTGA
- the trbJ gene encoding P-type conjugative transfer protein TrbJ, protein MKTRKPHTRAARFAAALIAAPITALPMVLAPPAQAQWIVYDPTNYAQNVLQAARALEQINNQITSLQNQAQMLINQARNLASLPHSSLQQLQQAVGRTQSLLQEAQNIAFDVQQIDQAFQQNYRNIDLSTSEQQLVADARSRWENTVGGLQDAMRVQAGVVGNIETNRAQMSALVGQSQGATGALQATQAGNQLLALQAQQLADLTAVIAANGRAQALTDAERAAAAEQGRIQRERFLTPGTGYQPGNAQMFNNGN, encoded by the coding sequence ATGAAGACCCGTAAACCTCACACACGTGCGGCCCGCTTTGCCGCCGCTCTGATCGCCGCGCCGATCACGGCGTTGCCGATGGTGCTGGCGCCGCCGGCGCAGGCACAGTGGATTGTCTATGACCCCACCAACTATGCGCAGAACGTGCTCCAGGCGGCGCGGGCGCTCGAGCAGATCAACAACCAGATCACCTCGCTGCAGAACCAAGCGCAGATGCTCATCAACCAGGCCCGCAACCTCGCGAGCCTGCCTCACTCGTCCCTCCAGCAGCTCCAGCAGGCGGTGGGCCGAACGCAATCCCTGCTCCAAGAGGCCCAGAACATCGCCTTCGACGTCCAACAGATCGACCAGGCGTTCCAGCAGAATTACCGCAACATCGATCTGAGCACGTCGGAACAGCAGCTCGTCGCCGATGCGCGCTCGCGCTGGGAGAACACCGTCGGCGGTCTGCAGGACGCCATGCGCGTCCAGGCCGGCGTGGTGGGCAATATCGAGACCAACCGCGCCCAGATGTCTGCGCTGGTCGGTCAGAGCCAGGGCGCGACCGGCGCCTTGCAGGCGACACAAGCCGGCAACCAGCTCCTCGCACTTCAGGCCCAGCAGCTCGCCGACCTCACCGCCGTCATTGCCGCAAACGGCCGGGCACAGGCGCTGACCGATGCCGAGCGCGCAGCCGCGGCCGAACAGGGCCGCATCCAGCGCGAGCGCTTCCTCACGCCGGGCACCGGCTACCAGCCCGGCAACGCGCAGATGTTCAACAACGGCAACTGA
- the trbK-alt gene encoding putative entry exclusion protein TrbK-alt has translation MEGKNLVRIGAIVFVAFAITATVIELTRKDEPVRPVSTPALAPSADPLRAEQRRCQQMGEAAANEPECLRVWAETRDRFLGRSPSDSVQRDNEDQ, from the coding sequence ATGGAAGGCAAAAATCTGGTGCGGATCGGAGCGATCGTCTTCGTCGCCTTCGCCATCACGGCGACGGTGATCGAGCTGACGCGCAAGGACGAACCGGTGCGACCGGTCTCCACACCAGCGCTGGCGCCTTCCGCCGACCCGCTGCGCGCGGAACAGCGCCGCTGTCAGCAAATGGGCGAGGCCGCCGCGAACGAACCCGAATGTCTCCGCGTCTGGGCCGAGACCCGCGACCGGTTCCTCGGCCGCTCACCCTCCGATTCCGTCCAACGCGATAACGAGGATCAGTGA
- a CDS encoding LysR family transcriptional regulator, which produces MLNLVWVRTFLALVKHKSFQASAEYLLIAQPTASSHIQKLEEQLGVLLFHRSRTGCEPTREAMNFLPYAQSILRVNERALAAVSGERLRIGASSNIGIYLLQPYVRSYLEGRDPTAFDMVIDRNPSIVEKLENVEIDVAVLEWWDNRDGCQVERWRSEPVVVIVPPDHPLASQDQIDPAQLSAFELLGGEPGTGTGRMLAKYFGDHAQMPRVSLQLGSTEAVKQAVKAGVGISLVLASAVSDEVRAGSLRALPFPDPPLRKDLFVAWRTGISGMPIPAFAQHLLNAHCN; this is translated from the coding sequence ATGCTGAATCTAGTATGGGTGCGGACATTTCTGGCCCTGGTGAAGCATAAGAGCTTTCAAGCGTCCGCGGAATATCTTCTGATCGCTCAGCCGACGGCCTCATCACATATCCAGAAGCTTGAGGAGCAGCTGGGTGTCCTGCTATTCCATCGCTCCCGAACGGGGTGCGAGCCGACCCGGGAAGCGATGAACTTTCTGCCTTATGCCCAGAGCATCCTTCGGGTTAACGAGCGTGCGCTCGCCGCGGTCTCTGGGGAGCGACTGCGGATCGGCGCCAGTTCCAATATCGGAATCTATCTGCTGCAGCCCTATGTCCGGTCATATCTCGAAGGCCGCGATCCAACGGCCTTTGATATGGTGATTGACCGCAATCCGTCCATCGTCGAGAAACTGGAGAATGTCGAAATAGATGTGGCCGTGTTGGAATGGTGGGACAACCGCGACGGCTGCCAAGTCGAGCGCTGGAGAAGCGAGCCCGTCGTCGTCATCGTTCCGCCCGACCATCCATTGGCGTCTCAAGACCAGATTGATCCGGCTCAGTTATCCGCATTTGAGCTTCTCGGCGGCGAGCCTGGCACCGGGACCGGGCGGATGCTTGCGAAATATTTCGGCGATCACGCTCAAATGCCGCGGGTTTCCCTACAGTTAGGTAGCACCGAGGCTGTCAAGCAGGCGGTAAAGGCTGGAGTTGGCATCTCTCTAGTTCTGGCGTCAGCCGTATCGGACGAGGTGCGGGCCGGAAGCCTGCGTGCCTTACCCTTCCCGGACCCGCCGCTACGAAAAGACCTGTTTGTCGCTTGGCGCACCGGCATTTCGGGCATGCCTATACCGGCCTTCGCCCAGCATCTATTGAATGCTCACTGCAATTGA
- the trbG gene encoding P-type conjugative transfer protein TrbG, protein MSTIFRKPALPVFRKSVLMFVLLSASTLAGCATYRPPQISYDDSVPPLPTVQRPSTDERPRALHTPPAWTVARGGTDASTPTGQVESANAAARIEPRREGYYNAIQIYPWSEGALYQVYASPGQITNIALEPGEALTGAGPIAAGDTARWIIGDTTSGSGATRRVHILVKPTRPDITTNLVVTTDRRTYMIELRAEEEPYMPAVAWAYPQPPATQRATPATPTIPATSARHYRYGLQGDSPPWRPVSVFDDGRRVYIVFPAGIVQGEMPPLFVLGSDGEPEIVNSRIYRNILIVDRIFAAAELRLGSGDRQQTVRIVRIDGRPAS, encoded by the coding sequence ATGAGCACGATCTTCCGCAAACCCGCACTTCCGGTTTTCCGTAAATCCGTACTGATGTTTGTGCTGCTTTCCGCCTCCACGCTTGCCGGATGCGCCACCTACCGCCCACCGCAAATCAGCTACGACGACAGCGTGCCGCCGCTGCCCACGGTGCAGAGACCAAGCACGGACGAACGGCCGCGGGCGCTCCATACGCCACCGGCATGGACGGTTGCACGAGGCGGCACGGATGCGTCCACGCCGACCGGCCAGGTCGAGAGCGCCAATGCGGCCGCGCGTATCGAACCCCGCCGGGAAGGCTATTACAACGCGATCCAGATCTATCCCTGGAGCGAAGGCGCGCTCTATCAGGTCTATGCGTCGCCAGGCCAGATCACCAACATCGCGCTCGAGCCGGGCGAGGCCCTCACCGGCGCGGGACCGATCGCCGCCGGCGATACCGCGCGATGGATCATCGGCGACACGACAAGCGGTTCCGGCGCGACACGGCGCGTCCATATCCTCGTCAAGCCCACGCGTCCGGACATCACGACCAACCTCGTCGTCACCACCGATCGCCGCACGTATATGATCGAACTGCGCGCCGAAGAGGAACCTTACATGCCGGCGGTCGCCTGGGCTTATCCGCAGCCGCCGGCCACACAGCGCGCAACGCCGGCCACCCCGACCATTCCAGCAACCTCGGCGCGACACTATCGCTACGGCCTGCAAGGCGACAGCCCGCCCTGGCGGCCGGTGTCGGTCTTCGATGACGGGCGACGGGTCTACATCGTCTTCCCCGCCGGAATCGTACAAGGCGAGATGCCGCCGCTCTTCGTGCTCGGCTCCGATGGAGAGCCGGAGATCGTCAACAGCCGCATCTATCGCAACATCCTGATCGTGGACCGTATCTTCGCGGCCGCCGAGCTGCGTCTCGGCAGCGGCGACCGGCAGCAGACCGTCAGGATCGTGCGAATCGACGGGAGGCCTGCGTCATGA
- the trbL gene encoding P-type conjugative transfer protein TrbL gives MGGTGVIDNFLGVFTSYIDSGFGLLGGEVAFIATTLIVIDVTLAALFWSWGADDDIIARLVKKTLFVGVFAYIIGNWNNLARIVFESFAGLGLMASGTGFTAADLMRPGRVAQTGLDAARPLLESISDLMGWVAFFENFIQIACLLFAWALVLLAFFILSIQLFITLIEFKLTTLAGFVLIPFGLFGKTAFMAERVLGNVISSGIKVLVLAVIIGIGSTLFSQFTAGFGGVTPTIDEAMAVVLAALSLLGLGIFGPGIANGIVSGGPQLGAGAAVGTGLAVGGAALAGVGAAGLAARGGGVALSGAAAAARGGVAAAGGAATAYSLGSAGQSGAAGVASGLGAVASTGARAAVSPLRRASANASGSLRQSFQAGGRAAFETTGGTVGNAGGAATAAAAPSPSSASDSPPDWAKRMKRSQRLSHGVQATAHAVRSGDSHGGASSVNLSEGNRS, from the coding sequence ATGGGCGGGACGGGCGTCATCGACAATTTCCTCGGGGTATTCACCAGCTATATCGATAGCGGATTCGGCCTGCTCGGCGGCGAAGTGGCGTTCATCGCCACGACGCTGATCGTCATCGACGTGACGCTGGCCGCGCTCTTCTGGTCATGGGGCGCCGACGACGACATCATCGCCCGTCTGGTCAAGAAGACCCTGTTCGTCGGCGTCTTCGCCTACATCATCGGCAACTGGAACAATCTCGCCCGCATCGTCTTCGAGAGCTTCGCGGGCCTCGGCCTGATGGCGTCGGGCACCGGCTTTACGGCCGCCGATCTGATGCGGCCCGGCCGCGTCGCCCAGACCGGGCTCGATGCCGCGCGGCCGCTGCTCGAATCCATCTCAGACCTGATGGGGTGGGTCGCCTTCTTCGAGAACTTCATCCAGATCGCCTGCCTGCTGTTCGCCTGGGCGCTGGTGCTTCTCGCCTTCTTCATCCTTTCCATCCAGCTCTTCATCACCCTGATCGAGTTCAAGCTGACCACGCTTGCCGGCTTCGTCCTCATTCCCTTCGGCCTCTTCGGCAAGACCGCCTTCATGGCCGAGCGCGTGCTCGGCAATGTGATCTCGTCCGGCATCAAGGTACTGGTGCTCGCCGTCATCATCGGCATCGGCTCGACGCTGTTCTCGCAGTTCACCGCCGGCTTCGGCGGTGTCACCCCGACCATCGACGAGGCCATGGCCGTGGTGCTGGCCGCGCTGTCGCTGCTCGGGCTCGGAATCTTCGGACCAGGCATCGCGAACGGAATCGTGTCCGGCGGACCGCAGCTCGGTGCCGGGGCCGCAGTCGGCACCGGCCTTGCCGTCGGCGGCGCCGCGCTCGCCGGCGTGGGTGCCGCTGGTCTGGCAGCGCGTGGCGGCGGTGTGGCGCTCTCCGGAGCGGCGGCCGCTGCTCGCGGCGGCGTCGCCGCGGCGGGAGGGGCGGCGACCGCCTACAGCCTTGGCTCGGCCGGTCAGTCGGGCGCCGCAGGCGTCGCCTCTGGGCTCGGCGCTGTAGCGAGCACAGGCGCGCGCGCTGCCGTCTCTCCACTGCGGCGCGCCAGCGCCAACGCCTCCGGCAGCCTGAGGCAGAGCTTTCAAGCCGGCGGGCGAGCCGCCTTCGAGACGACGGGCGGCACTGTAGGCAATGCGGGCGGTGCAGCAACCGCCGCGGCTGCACCATCCCCCTCATCCGCCTCCGACAGTCCTCCGGATTGGGCCAAGCGCATGAAGCGCTCTCAGCGGCTCTCCCATGGCGTCCAGGCCACTGCCCATGCCGTGCGATCCGGCGACAGCCATGGCGGCGCCAGCTCCGTCAATCTCTCCGAAGGGAACCGCTCATGA
- a CDS encoding TrbI/VirB10 family protein, which yields MNDIDDNKDESAPLTASPADTAEPMRLRGNPPRVTRLSRRVLAGIGLVAALGVGGALIYALQSPEDGVGSEELYSTENRSTADGLNELPRDYTGPVLGPALPGDLGRPILDAQERGRPVVPPTMNTPAVDPEEQRRLAEEEAARTSRVFFQTAPATANATPTPETVGLILGGQPPAAQNSDIAFLSGPVDRRTVAPDRVMPPASPYVLQAGSVIPAALITGIRSDLPGQITAQVTQHIYDSPTGSMLLIPQGTRIIGEYSNDVGFGQRRVLLVWNRLIFPNGRSIVLERQSGADTQGYAGLEDGVDYHWWDIAKAAALSTLLGVGTELAADDNDRLISAIRGGAQDTINDAGQQIVQRQLQIRPTLTIRPGFPVRVIVTRDLVLEPYGG from the coding sequence ATGAACGATATCGATGACAATAAAGACGAAAGCGCTCCGCTCACCGCATCGCCCGCCGACACGGCCGAACCGATGCGGCTGCGCGGCAATCCTCCGCGCGTCACGCGGCTCTCGCGCCGGGTATTGGCCGGCATCGGCCTCGTCGCCGCGCTCGGCGTCGGTGGTGCGCTCATCTATGCGCTTCAGAGCCCGGAGGACGGAGTTGGCAGCGAAGAGCTTTATTCGACCGAGAACCGCAGCACCGCGGATGGGCTCAACGAATTGCCCCGCGACTATACCGGCCCGGTGCTCGGCCCCGCCTTGCCTGGTGATCTCGGCCGGCCGATCCTCGACGCCCAGGAGCGTGGGCGGCCCGTCGTCCCACCCACGATGAACACGCCGGCGGTCGATCCGGAAGAGCAACGACGCCTTGCCGAAGAAGAGGCGGCGCGCACCAGCCGGGTCTTCTTCCAGACCGCCCCGGCCACGGCGAATGCTACGCCTACGCCCGAAACCGTCGGTCTCATTCTCGGCGGTCAGCCGCCCGCCGCTCAGAACAGCGATATCGCATTCCTCAGCGGTCCCGTGGACCGGCGCACCGTTGCGCCCGATCGCGTCATGCCGCCGGCATCGCCATACGTGCTACAGGCCGGGTCCGTAATTCCGGCCGCGCTCATCACCGGCATTCGCTCCGATCTGCCCGGACAGATCACCGCGCAGGTCACCCAGCACATCTATGACAGTCCGACGGGCAGCATGCTCCTGATCCCCCAGGGCACCCGCATCATCGGCGAGTACAGCAATGATGTGGGCTTCGGCCAGCGCAGGGTATTGCTCGTCTGGAACCGGCTGATCTTTCCGAACGGGCGTTCCATTGTGCTGGAACGTCAATCTGGAGCCGACACGCAAGGCTATGCCGGGCTTGAGGACGGCGTCGACTATCACTGGTGGGACATCGCCAAGGCGGCTGCACTCTCGACCCTGCTCGGCGTCGGGACGGAACTGGCCGCCGACGACAACGATCGCCTGATCAGCGCAATTCGCGGCGGTGCGCAGGACACCATCAACGACGCCGGTCAGCAGATCGTCCAGCGCCAGTTGCAAATTAGGCCGACGCTCACCATCCGGCCCGGCTTTCCCGTCCGCGTGATCGTTACGCGCGACCTTGTCCTCGAACCCTATGGCGGATGA